One window of Caloenas nicobarica isolate bCalNic1 chromosome 7, bCalNic1.hap1, whole genome shotgun sequence genomic DNA carries:
- the AIFM2 gene encoding ferroptosis suppressor protein 1 translates to MGSSLSVDDSVRVVVVGGGFGGTAAASLLQSRAVPFVLVDVRDAFHHNVAALRAAVASGFARKTFISYSVTFGDSFRQGEVVGVDPGRQQVLLSDGEELHYSHLILATGSDGPFPGKFNKVIDMESAIQTYEDMVKEIEKSERILVVGGGAAGVEMAAEIKTEYPAKEVILIHSKVVLADVELLHSVRQEAKEILLRKGVRLLLGERVSNVESLTPNRFQKDMVVRTEKGTEVIVDMVVLCTGIKINSSAYAAAFGDKLASNSALKVNKHLQLEGYDNIYAIGDCADLKEPKMAYHAGLHANVAVTNIINSLTHKPLKTYEPGSLTFLLAMGRNDGVGQVNGYYVGRLLVTIAKSRDLFVSKSWKTMGQTMPS, encoded by the exons ATGGGGTCCAGCCTGTCCGTGGACGATTCGGTGCGAGTGGTGGTGGTCGGGGGAGGCTTCGGGGGCACGGCGGCCGCCAGTTTGCTCCAGTCCCGGGCCGTCCCCTTCGTGCTGGTGGACGTGAGAGACGCTTTCCATCACAACGTGGCCGCCCTCCGCGCCGCCGTGGCCAGCG GATTTGCCAGGAAGACTTTCATCTCCTACTCCGTCACCTTTGGGGACAGCTTCCGACAAGGCGAAGTTGTTGGCGTAGACCCTGGGAGGCAACAAGTCTTGCTCAGCGATGGTGAG GAGCTTCACTACTCCCATCTCATTCTTGCAACAGGCAGTGATGGGCCATTCCCTGGGAAGTTCAACAAAGTCATTGACATGGAAAGCGCCATCCAGACCTATGAAGACATGGTTAAGGAG ATTGAGAAATCTGAGCGCATCCTGGTAGTGGGAGGTGGTGCTGCTGGAGTGGAGATGGCTGCAGAGATCAAAACAGAGTACCCAGCCAAAGAG GTCATTCTCATTCACTCAAAAGTCGTGCTAGCTGATGTGGAGCTGCTACATAGCGTCCGCCAGGAGGCAAAAGAGATTCTCCTCAGAAAAGGAGTGCGCCTCCTATTAG GTGAAAGGGTCAGCAATGTGGAAAGCCTCACACCAAACCGGTTCCAGAAGGACATGGTAGTAAGGACAGAAAAGGGCACCGAGGTGATTGTTGACATGGTGGTCCTGTGCACAGGGATAAAGATTAATTCTTCAGCATATGCTGCTGCATTTG GGGACAAACTGGCAAGTAACAGCGCTTTGAAAGTTAACAAGCACCTCCAGCTGGAAGGCTATGACAACATCTATGCCATTGGGGACTGCGCAGATCTGAAAGAACCGAAGATGGCCTACCACGCTGGGCTTCACGCCAATGTTGCCGTGACAAATATCATCAACAGCCTGACACATAAGCCTCTTAAAACCTACGAACCAG GGTCACTAACATTCCTGCTTGCAATGGGCAGGAATGATGGTGTTGGCCAGGTGAACGGTTACTATGTGGGACGTCTCTTGGTGACCATTGCTAAGAGCCGGGACCTGTTTGTCTCCAAGAGCTGGAAGACAATGGGACAGACAATGCCTTCTTAA
- the CHST3 gene encoding carbohydrate sulfotransferase 3: MEIRRALPQDARELLHCLKMRSKYAILLVFVIGLVIIEKENNFISRVSDKLKQSPQALAETNSTETSPAPAENGSLASLRELDAAFSQLRSRLHNVTLQLAGDRDPGPRRHVLLMATTRTGSSFVGEFFNQQGSVFYLFEPLWHIERTVTFEPGGANAVGSALVYRDVLKQLLLCDLYILESFISPAPEGHLTPFMFRRGSSRSLCEEPVCTPSAKKVFEKYHCKNRRCGPLNITLAAEACRRKQHVALKTVRIRQLEFLQPLVEDPRLDVRIIQLVRDPRAVLASRMVAFSGKYETWKKWASEGEAPLREEEVQRLRGNCESIRLSAELGLRRPGWLRGRYMLVRYEDVARAPLQKAEEMYRFAGLPLTSQVEEWIGKNTQAPRDGSGVYSTRKNSSEQFEKWRFSIPFKLAQVVQDACAPAMRLFGYKLAGDPAVLANRSFSLLEEAQPSWVT; the protein is encoded by the exons ATGGAGATCCGACGTGCTTTGCCCCAGGATGCCCGGGAGTTGCTGCACTGCCTGAAGATGAGGAGCAAGTACGCCATCCTGCTGGTCTTTGTCATCGGCCTCGTCATCATCGAGAAGGAGAACAACTTCATCTCCAG GGTGTCGGACAAGCTGAAGCAGTCCCCGCAGGCGCTGGCAGAGACCAACAGCACAGAGACCAGCCCGGCGCCGGCCGAGAACGGGTCGCTGGCCTCGCTGCGAGAGCTGgatgctgccttctcccagctgagGTCCCGCCTGCACAATGTCACCCTGCAGCTGGCCGGTGACAGGGACCCCGGGCCACGGCGGCACGTGCTGCTGATGGCCACCACCCGCACCGGCTCCTCCTTCGTGGGGGAGTTCTTCAACCAGCAAGGCAGCGTCTTCTACCTCTTCGAGCCCCTCTGGCACATCGAGAGGACGGTGACCTTTGAGCCAGGGGGAGCCAACGCGGTGGGCTCAGCCTTGGTCTACCGGGACGTCCTCAAGCAGCTCCTCCTCTGTGACCTCTACATCTTGGAGAGCTTCATCTCGCCAGCTCCCGAGGGCCACCTGACGCCCTTCATGTTCCGGCGAGGCTCCAGCCGCTCGCTCTGCGAGGAGCCCGTCTGCACGCCCAGCGCCAAGAAGGTCTTTGAGAAATACCACTGCAAGAACCGCCGCTGCGGCCCCCTCAACATCACCCTGGCCGCCGAGGCGTGCCGGCGCAAGCAGCACGTGGCCCTGAAGACGGTGAGAATCCGGCAGCTGGAGTTCCTGCAGCCGCTGGTGGAGGACCCTCGGCTGGATGTGCGCATCATCCAGCTGGTGCGGGACCCCCGCGCCGTCCTGGCCTCTCGCATGGTGGCCTTTTCTGGCAAGTACGAGACCTGGAAGAAGTGGGCATCCGAAGGAGAGGCTCCCCTCCGCGAGGAGGAGGTGCAGCGGCTGCGGGGGAACTGCGAGAGCATCCGTCTGTCGGCCGAGCTGGGGCTGCGGCGGCCGGGCTGGCTGCGGGGTCGCTACATGCTGGTGCGCTACGAGGACGTGGCGCGGGCGCCCTTGCAGAAGGCAGAGGAGATGTACCGCTTCGCCGGGCTGCCCCTCACCTCCCAGGTGGAGGAATGGATTGGCAAAAACACGCAGGCACCTCGAGACGGCAGCGGCGTCTATTCCACCCGCAAGAACTCCTCCGAGCAGTTCGAGAAGTGGCGGTTCAGCATCCCCTTCAAGCTGGCGCAGGTGGTGCAGGACGCCTGCGCCCCGGCCATGCGGCTCTTCGGCTACAAGCTGGCCGGCGACCCCGCCGTGCTGGCCAACCGCTCCTTCAGCTTGCTGGAGGAGGCACAGCCCTCCTGGGTCACGTAA